From Pirellulales bacterium, a single genomic window includes:
- a CDS encoding DNA methyltransferase has translation MHQKADIDVLLGDCLPILQGMQSDAVRMVYLDPPFFTNKVHRLSPRDRSREFSFEDLWSTAREYGKFLFERLLEMHRILCEDGSLFFHCDRNAVHLVRALLDDVFGSENFRSEIIWHYRRWSNSQRGLLPAHQTILYYTKTDAYTFNEEFTDYSPATNVDQILQRRSRDASNKSVYQRDEQGEVVLNGAKRGVPLSDVWDIPFLNPKAKERAGYPTQKPLLLLERILRLATNEGDRVLDPFCGSGTTLVAAQSLNRAAVGIDVSEDAVELSRKRLENATRSHSRLLEVGRDAYRNADDAALAMLQGLDFVPVQRNNGIDAILKEEFDGTAVTVRVQRNSETVLDAAQKLSAASSGKGAKLMIVVARSRSGGFNFAAELPPRVIAIESPALAIREHLSKLKASAGPAVGDTDLVVASNNKS, from the coding sequence TGTCCTCCTCGGGGATTGCTTGCCCATTCTGCAGGGAATGCAAAGCGACGCGGTGCGCATGGTATATCTCGATCCACCCTTTTTCACGAACAAGGTGCATCGCCTTAGCCCGCGAGATCGATCCAGGGAGTTCTCGTTTGAGGATCTTTGGTCCACCGCGCGCGAGTACGGCAAGTTTTTGTTCGAGCGCTTGTTGGAAATGCACCGCATCCTCTGCGAGGACGGCTCGCTCTTCTTTCATTGCGACCGAAACGCCGTTCACCTGGTCCGCGCCCTGCTGGACGACGTCTTCGGTTCCGAGAACTTCCGGTCGGAGATTATCTGGCACTATCGCAGATGGTCCAACTCGCAACGAGGGCTATTGCCGGCGCACCAAACCATCCTCTACTACACAAAGACGGACGCCTACACTTTCAACGAGGAGTTCACCGACTACTCGCCCGCCACCAACGTCGACCAAATCCTTCAGCGCCGGTCTCGCGACGCCTCGAACAAATCCGTATACCAGCGCGACGAGCAAGGTGAAGTGGTCCTGAACGGCGCCAAGCGCGGCGTGCCCTTGAGCGACGTGTGGGACATCCCGTTCTTGAACCCAAAAGCAAAGGAACGCGCGGGCTACCCCACGCAAAAGCCGCTGCTGCTCCTGGAGCGAATCCTTCGTCTGGCAACGAACGAAGGCGATCGCGTGCTCGATCCATTTTGCGGCAGCGGAACCACCTTGGTTGCCGCTCAGTCTCTTAACCGCGCCGCCGTTGGAATTGACGTTTCAGAAGATGCCGTGGAGCTGAGCCGCAAGCGACTGGAGAACGCGACTCGCAGCCACTCGCGTCTTCTCGAAGTCGGCCGCGACGCCTACCGAAACGCCGATGACGCGGCTCTGGCGATGTTGCAGGGGTTGGACTTTGTGCCCGTGCAGCGAAATAACGGGATCGACGCAATACTGAAAGAGGAGTTCGATGGCACTGCCGTGACCGTACGAGTTCAGCGAAACAGTGAAACAGTGCTGGATGCGGCTCAGAAGCTCTCGGCGGCTTCGTCCGGCAAAGGCGCCAAGCTGATGATCGTGGTCGCCCGGTCGAGAAGCGGTGGTTTTAATTTTGCCGCCGAACTGCCGCCTCGAGTGATCGCGATTGAGTCCCCGGCCTTGGCCATTCGCGAACATCTCAGCAAACTCAAGGCATCGGCTGGACCAGCGGTCGGTGACACTGACCTCGTTGTGGCGTCGAACAACAAGAGCTAG